From Streptomyces sp. TLI_053, a single genomic window includes:
- a CDS encoding carbohydrate kinase family protein, translating to MRIAVAGSIATDHLMTFPGRFADQLVAEQLHTVSLSFLVDTLDIRRGGVAPNIAFGMGVLGLRPVLVGAAGADFAEYRSWLERNNVDCRSVHISETRHTARFMCTTDEDHNQIASFYTGAMAEARNIELKPIADRVGGLDLVLIGADDPQAMVRHTQECRTRGYAFAADPSQQLARLDGHDIRQIVDGAAYLFTNEYEAALIESKTGWDAEEILTRVGTRITTLGSKGVRIERKGESPIVVGCAPETTKADPTGVGDAFRAGFLAGLSWELELERAAQLGCMLATLVIETVGTQEYELRPHDFLQRFVAAYGDEAGAEVRAHLVN from the coding sequence GTGCGTATCGCCGTCGCCGGTTCGATCGCGACCGACCACCTGATGACCTTCCCCGGCCGGTTCGCCGACCAGCTGGTCGCCGAGCAGCTGCACACCGTGTCGCTGTCCTTCCTGGTCGACACCCTCGACATCCGCCGCGGCGGCGTCGCGCCGAACATCGCCTTCGGCATGGGCGTGCTCGGCCTGCGCCCGGTCCTGGTCGGCGCGGCCGGCGCGGACTTCGCGGAGTACCGCAGCTGGCTGGAGCGCAACAACGTGGACTGCCGGTCCGTCCACATCTCCGAGACCCGGCACACCGCGCGCTTCATGTGCACCACGGACGAGGACCACAACCAGATCGCCTCGTTCTACACCGGTGCCATGGCCGAGGCCCGCAACATCGAGCTCAAGCCGATCGCCGACCGCGTCGGCGGCCTCGACCTGGTGCTGATCGGCGCGGACGACCCGCAGGCGATGGTCCGCCACACCCAGGAGTGCCGCACCCGCGGCTACGCCTTCGCCGCGGACCCGTCGCAGCAGCTGGCCCGCCTCGACGGCCACGACATCCGCCAGATCGTCGACGGCGCCGCGTACCTCTTCACCAACGAGTACGAGGCCGCGCTGATCGAGTCCAAGACCGGCTGGGACGCGGAGGAGATCCTCACCCGGGTCGGCACCCGGATCACCACCCTCGGCAGCAAGGGCGTCCGGATCGAGCGCAAGGGCGAGTCCCCGATCGTGGTCGGCTGCGCCCCCGAGACCACCAAGGCCGACCCGACCGGTGTCGGCGACGCCTTCCGGGCCGGCTTCCTGGCCGGTCTGTCCTGGGAGCTGGAGCTGGAGCGCGCCGCCCAGCTCGGCTGCATGCTGGCCACCCTGGTGATCGAGACCGTCGGCACCCAGGAGTACGAGCTGCGCCCGCACGACTTCCTGCAGCGCTTCGTCGCGGCCTACGGCGACGAGGCCGGCGCCGAGGTCCGCGCGCACCTGGTCAACTGA